The Sebastes umbrosus isolate fSebUmb1 chromosome 19, fSebUmb1.pri, whole genome shotgun sequence genome has a segment encoding these proteins:
- the sec31a gene encoding protein transport protein Sec31A isoform X10, protein MKLKEINRTAIQSWSPAQHHPIYLATGTSAQQLDASFSTNASLEFFELDLTEPSLDMKSCGSLSSSHRYHKLVWGPYGMDSEGHPSGVLVAGGENGDVILYDPAKIMAGETDVIIAESDKHTGPVRALDVNPFQTNLVASGGNESEIYIWDMNNFGSPMTPGPKTQPLEDISCVSWNRQVQHILASASPSGRASVWDLRKNDLIIKVSDHSNRMHCSGLAWNPEVATQLVLSSEDDRMPVIQMWDLRFATSPFKILENHTRGVLSINWSLADPELLLSCGKDNRILCWNPNTAEVLYELPTASQWCFDIQWCPRNPAVLSAASFDGHIDIYSIMGGTNQAQSKRHADHISNSFGNMDPFGTGQTMPPLQLPQTPAPPATVNPLKKPPKWIRRPVGASFAFGGKLVSLENTKPNPQQPQQPASHVVHISQVVTETDFLKRSAQLQATLGAGSFVDFCQEKINAAENEFEKTLWSFLKANFESDIRSKYLELLGYNKEELALKISAALEEKPAEPPQLEVPAPVSLQPLPDLSLAPPADTPEAAFDMIAAAAAAPPADTPEAAFDMIAAAAAVPPAVTPEAAFDIIAAAAAPPADTPEAAFDMITAAAAPPADTPEAAFDMIAAAAAPPADTPEAAFNMIAAAAAVAPPAENPEAAFDMIAAANLQPAATMELDSVPDPETEDSADPEDALTSEPEENGDQVLPEEEAEEEEIPLDDEETAAPVEEEPSPPETSAPVEEPAEDPAPVEEIADDPAPVEVPSPPEILAPVEEPVEDPNPAPAPTPAQSDGVSLSISQDVDGLITQALLTGDFEGAVELCLHDNRMADSIILAIAGGAELLEKTQKKYFMKTHSKITKLISAVVMKDWHDILKTCDLQNWKEALAAVMTYAQPEEFSSLCDLLGGRLEAAEVAQLQAQACLCYICAGNVEKLVSCWTRAQGGHCPLSLQDLVEKVVVLRRAVELTQRSGPTAIGILLAEKMSQYANLLASQGSLSTAITYLPDNTNQVSVQQLRDRLSRALGQQAAPAPTPAAPVQTQRAPSQPPAPTQTQHASAMPRHPFTPMQPAMVPRLTAAAAPPVAMPTPAASAPPQPQYYQPVEPSNPMYGMPPSCTAAAPPPVSSTPAYMYSQQYQRPQNGWNDPPALSRASKKKPAPMNYTPPAPIMAPLGVDPQAQPVSSGGPPVMGQGPHGAQVPYSGMHQQHQQHQQQHQHQQQQQLSPPPMNPAMPKTSMEGAPGAPTGDHIQPLQSIPAEKIMKKPIPDEHLVLKTTFEGLIQKCLAVATDPQTKRKLDDANKRLEALYDKLREQTLSPAIVGGLHNIARSIEARSYTEGLNIHTHIVSHSNFSETSAFMPVLKVVLTQANKLGV, encoded by the exons ATGAAACTTAAAGAGATCAACCGCACAGCCATCCAGAGCTGGAGTCCTGCACAGCACCACCCCATCTACCTTGCAACAG GAACATCAGCCCAGCAGCTGGATGCCTCCTTCAGCACCAATGCCTCCCTGGAGTTTTTCGAGTTGGATTTGACGGAGCCATCTCTGGACATGAAGTCATGTggcagcctctcctcctctcacag ATACCACAAACTGGTTTGGGGTCCTTATGGAATGGATTCCGAAGGTCACCCATCTGGGGTCCTTGTTGCGGGAGGCGAGAACGGCGACGTCATCCTGTACGACCCTGCAAAGATCATGGCTGGAGAGACCGACGTGATCATTGCTGAGAGTGACAAGCACACGGGGCCAGTGAGAGCTCTCGACGTTAACCCGTTCCAG ACAAACCTGGTTGCATCAGGTGGGAATGAGTCTGAAATCTATATCTGGGACATGAATAACTTTGGCTCTCCAATGACACCAGGACCTAAAACTCAG CCTCTGGAGGACATCAGCTGTGTGTCGTGGAACAGACAAGTCCAACACATTCTGGCCTCTGCCAGCCCGAGTGGCCGAGCCTCCGTGTGGGACCTCCGCAAGAATGACCTCATCATTAAAGTTAGCGACCACAGCAACAGA ATGCATTGCTCCGGGCTGGCGTGGAACCCAGAAGTGGCCACTCAACTGGTCTTGTCCTCGGAGGACGACCGGATGCCGGTCATCCAGATGTGGGACTTACGATTTGCTACCTCTCCTTTCAAGATTTTAGAGAACCACACACG GGGTGTCCTGTCCATCAACTGGAGCCTGGCTGATCCCGAGCTGCTCCTGAGCTGCGGGAAGGACAACAGGATTCTGTGCTGGAATCCAAACACAGCAGAG GTGCTGTACGAGTTGCCCACCGCCAGCCAGTGGTGCTTTGACATCCAGTGGTGTCCCAGGAACCCCGCGGTGCTGTCGGCTGCAAGCTTTGACGGACACATCGACATCTACTCCATCATGGGAGGAACCAACCAGGCGCAGAGCAAGAGACACGCTGACCAT ATTAGCAACTCGTTTGGGAACATGGATCCTTTTGGGACGGGACAAACTATGCCGCCGCTGCAGCTGCCCCAGACTCCCGCCCCTCCAGCTACAGTCAACCCCCTGAAGAAGCCACCCAAGTGGATCCGCAGACCCGTCGGAGCCTCGTTCGCT TTTGGTGGGAAGCTGGTGTCTTTGGAGAACACAAAGCCGAACCCTCAGCAGCCTCAGCAGCCCGCTTCTCACGTCGTACACATCAGCCAGGTTGTTACAGAAACTGACTTTTTGAAGCGCTCCGCTCAGCTGCAGGCCACGCTGGGTGCCGGCAGCTTTGTGGATTTCTGCCAGGAAAAGATCAATGCTGCTGAAAATGAGTTTGAAAAGACACTTTGGTCTTTCCTCAAG gCTAATTTCGAAAGTGACATCCGCAGCAAGTACCTGGAACTTCTGGGATACAACAAAGAGGAGCTAGCCTTAAAG ATTTCAGCAGCACTGGAGGAAAAGCCAGCTGAACCTCCACAG CTGGAGGTGCCCGCTCCAGTCAGCCTGCAGCCTTTACCAGACCTCAGCCTCGCACCGCCTGCTGACACTCCGGAGGCAGCGTTCGACAtgattgctgctgctgctgccgcaccGCCTGCTGACACTCCCGAGGCAGCATTCGACATgatcgctgctgctgctgccgtgcCGCCTGCTGTCACTCCTGAGGCAGCGTTTGATATAATCGCTGCAGCAGCCGCACCTCCTGCTGACACTCCTGAGGCGGCGTTTGATATgatcactgcagcagcagcacctcctGCTGACACTCCTGAGGCGGCGTTTGATATGatcgctgcagcagcagcacctcctGCTGACACTCCTGAGGCGGCGTTCAACAtgattgctgctgctgctgctgtcgcgCCGCCTGCGGAAAATCCAGAGGCGGCGTTCGACATGATCGCTGCAGCAAACCTTCAGCCAGCAGCCACGATGGAACTGGACTCCGTTCCTGACCCCGAGACAGAGGACTCAGCAGATCCAGAGGACGCTCTGACCAGCGAACCAGAAGAAAATGGGGACCAGGTTCTCCCagaggaggaagcagaggaagaggagatccCCTTGGATGACGAG GAGACAGCAGCACcagtggaggaggagcccagtcCTCCTGAGACCTCAGCTCCAGTTGAGGAGCCCGCTGAGGATCCGGCTCCGGTCGAGGAAATCGCTGATGATCCAGCTCCAGTTGAGGTGCCCAGTCCTCCTGAGATCTTAGCTCCAGTCGAGGAGCCCGTTGAGGATCCAaatccagctccagctccaacTCCAGCCCAATCAGACGGAGTCAGTCTCAGCATCAGTCAAG ATGTGGACGGGCTCATCACACAGGCCCTGCTGACCGGAGACTTTGAGGGAGCCGTGGAGCTCTGTCTCCATGACAACCGGATGGCAGACAGCATCATCCTGGCCATCGCCGGAGGGGCCGAGCTCTTAGAGAAAACCCAGAAGAAGTATTTTATGAAAACACACAGCAAGATAACCAAG CTGATCAGCGCAGTGGTGATGAAAGACTGGCATGACATCCTGAAGACGTGTGACCTGCAGAACTGGAAGGAAGCTCTGGCTGCGGTCATGACCTATGCTCAGCCCGAGGAGTTCTCCTCCCTCTGTG ACCTTCTCGGGGGCAGACTGGAGGCAGCAGAGGTCGCCCAACTGCAAGCCCAGGCCTGTCTGTGTTACATCTGTGCTGGGAACGTGGAGAAACTTGTGTCCTGCTGGACCAGAGCACAGGGCGGACACTGTCCACTCTCTCTCCAG GACCTGGTGGAGAAGGTGGTGGTGTTGCGGCGTGCAGTGGAGCTGACCCAGCGCTCCGGTCCCACTGCTATCGGCATCCTGCTGGCTGAGAAGATGAGCCAGTATGCCAACCTGCTGGCCTCCCAGGGCAGTCTGTCCACCGCCATCACCTACCTGCCTGACAACACCAACCAG GTTTCCGTACAGCAGCTCCGTGACCGTCTCAGTCGGGCTCTGGGGCAGCAAGCGGCTCCGGCGCCAACTCCTGCAGCTCCGGTACAAACCCAGAGAGCTCCGTCTCAGCCTCCTGCCCCGACTCAGACTCAGCACGCCTCAGCCATGCCCCGGCATCCGTTCACCCCGATGCAGCCCGCCATGGTGCCTCGgctcactgcagcagcagcacctccaGTGGCCATGCCTACACCTGCTGCCTCCGCTCCACCACAGCCGCAGTATTACCAGCCG GTGGAGCCTTCAAACCCCATGTACGGGATGCCTCCCTCCTGcacagctgctgctccacctCCGGTCTCCTCCACTCCTGCATACATGTACTCCCAACAGTACCAGC GGCCTCAGAACGGCTGGAATGACCCTCCGGCTCTGAGCAGAGCATCAAAGAAGAAG CCGGCTCCAATGAACTACACCCCTCCTGCCCCCATCATGGCTCCGCTGGGCGTTGACCCTCAGGCTCAGCCGGTATCCTCTGGAGGCCCTCCGGTCATGGGTCAGGGTCCGCACGGTGCCCAGGTCCCCTATTCGGGCAtgcaccagcagcaccagcagcaccagcagcagcaccagcaccagcagcagcagcagctctcgcCTCCACCCATGAACCCTGCGATGCCCAAGACCAGTATGGAGGGGGCACCAGGAGCACCTACTGGAGATCATATACAG CCTCTGCAGTCCATCCCTGCTGAGAAGATCATGAAGAAGCCCATCCCCGACGAGCACCTGGTCCTGAAGACCACATTTGAGGGGCTCATTCAGAAGTGCTTGGCTGTAGCTACCGACCCT CAAACTAAGAGGAAGCTCGACGACGCCAACAAACGTCTGGAAGCGCTCTATGATAAACTCAGAGAGCAGACA CTCTCTCCCGCCATCGTAGGAGGACTTCACAACATCGCCAGGAGTATAGAGGCCCGATCCTACACGGAGGGCCTCAACATCCACACCCACATAGTCAGTCACAGCAACTTCAGCGAGACGTCGGCGTTCATGCCCGTACTCAAGGTAGTGCTGACGCAAGCCAACAAACTCGGGGTGTGA
- the sec31a gene encoding protein transport protein Sec31A isoform X5: MKLKEINRTAIQSWSPAQHHPIYLATGTSAQQLDASFSTNASLEFFELDLTEPSLDMKSCGSLSSSHRYHKLVWGPYGMDSEGHPSGVLVAGGENGDVILYDPAKIMAGETDVIIAESDKHTGPVRALDVNPFQTNLVASGGNESEIYIWDMNNFGSPMTPGPKTQPLEDISCVSWNRQVQHILASASPSGRASVWDLRKNDLIIKVSDHSNRMHCSGLAWNPEVATQLVLSSEDDRMPVIQMWDLRFATSPFKILENHTRGVLSINWSLADPELLLSCGKDNRILCWNPNTAEVLYELPTASQWCFDIQWCPRNPAVLSAASFDGHIDIYSIMGGTNQAQSKRHADHISNSFGNMDPFGTGQTMPPLQLPQTPAPPATVNPLKKPPKWIRRPVGASFAFGGKLVSLENTKPNPQQPQQPASHVVHISQVVTETDFLKRSAQLQATLGAGSFVDFCQEKINAAENEFEKTLWSFLKANFESDIRSKYLELLGYNKEELALKISAALEEKPAEPPQLEVPAPVSLQPLPDLSLAPPADTPEAAFDMIAAAAAAPPADTPEAAFDMIAAAAAVPPAVTPEAAFDIIAAAAAPPADTPEAAFDMITAAAAPPADTPEAAFDMIAAAAAPPADTPEAAFNMIAAAAAVAPPAENPEAAFDMIAAANLQPAATMELDSVPDPETEDSADPEDALTSEPEENGDQVLPEEEAEEEEIPLDDEETAAPVEEEPSPPETSAPVEEPAEDPAPVEEIADDPAPVEVPSPPEILAPVEEPVEDPNPAPAPTPAQSDGVSLSISQDVDGLITQALLTGDFEGAVELCLHDNRMADSIILAIAGGAELLEKTQKKYFMKTHSKITKLISAVVMKDWHDILKTCDLQNWKEALAAVMTYAQPEEFSSLCDLLGGRLEAAEVAQLQAQACLCYICAGNVEKLVSCWTRAQGGHCPLSLQDLVEKVVVLRRAVELTQRSGPTAIGILLAEKMSQYANLLASQGSLSTAITYLPDNTNQVSVQQLRDRLSRALGQQAAPAPTPAAPVQTQRAPSQPPAPTQTQHASAMPRHPFTPMQPAMVPRLTAAAAPPVAMPTPAASAPPQPQYYQPVEPSNPMYGMPPSCTAAAPPPVSSTPAYMYSQQYQPYPQVHQYPPGAGGPTIYQPLQYSSAAAPPPAEPPGFLSQYTQPTSPVYPGHPPISQCLSSSPQTHIPPYFPNSSSSSSSSFSVPPSSGASFQHGGPGSPVSYMLPPPPSGVSGPQNGWNDPPALSRASKKKPAPMNYTPPAPIMAPLGVDPQAQPVSSGGPPVMGQGPHGAQVPYSGMHQQHQQHQQQHQHQQQQQLSPPPMNPAMPKTSMEGAPGAPTGDHIQPLQSIPAEKIMKKPIPDEHLVLKTTFEGLIQKCLAVATDPQTKRKLDDANKRLEALYDKLREQTLSPAIVGGLHNIARSIEARSYTEGLNIHTHIVSHSNFSETSAFMPVLKVVLTQANKLGV; encoded by the exons ATGAAACTTAAAGAGATCAACCGCACAGCCATCCAGAGCTGGAGTCCTGCACAGCACCACCCCATCTACCTTGCAACAG GAACATCAGCCCAGCAGCTGGATGCCTCCTTCAGCACCAATGCCTCCCTGGAGTTTTTCGAGTTGGATTTGACGGAGCCATCTCTGGACATGAAGTCATGTggcagcctctcctcctctcacag ATACCACAAACTGGTTTGGGGTCCTTATGGAATGGATTCCGAAGGTCACCCATCTGGGGTCCTTGTTGCGGGAGGCGAGAACGGCGACGTCATCCTGTACGACCCTGCAAAGATCATGGCTGGAGAGACCGACGTGATCATTGCTGAGAGTGACAAGCACACGGGGCCAGTGAGAGCTCTCGACGTTAACCCGTTCCAG ACAAACCTGGTTGCATCAGGTGGGAATGAGTCTGAAATCTATATCTGGGACATGAATAACTTTGGCTCTCCAATGACACCAGGACCTAAAACTCAG CCTCTGGAGGACATCAGCTGTGTGTCGTGGAACAGACAAGTCCAACACATTCTGGCCTCTGCCAGCCCGAGTGGCCGAGCCTCCGTGTGGGACCTCCGCAAGAATGACCTCATCATTAAAGTTAGCGACCACAGCAACAGA ATGCATTGCTCCGGGCTGGCGTGGAACCCAGAAGTGGCCACTCAACTGGTCTTGTCCTCGGAGGACGACCGGATGCCGGTCATCCAGATGTGGGACTTACGATTTGCTACCTCTCCTTTCAAGATTTTAGAGAACCACACACG GGGTGTCCTGTCCATCAACTGGAGCCTGGCTGATCCCGAGCTGCTCCTGAGCTGCGGGAAGGACAACAGGATTCTGTGCTGGAATCCAAACACAGCAGAG GTGCTGTACGAGTTGCCCACCGCCAGCCAGTGGTGCTTTGACATCCAGTGGTGTCCCAGGAACCCCGCGGTGCTGTCGGCTGCAAGCTTTGACGGACACATCGACATCTACTCCATCATGGGAGGAACCAACCAGGCGCAGAGCAAGAGACACGCTGACCAT ATTAGCAACTCGTTTGGGAACATGGATCCTTTTGGGACGGGACAAACTATGCCGCCGCTGCAGCTGCCCCAGACTCCCGCCCCTCCAGCTACAGTCAACCCCCTGAAGAAGCCACCCAAGTGGATCCGCAGACCCGTCGGAGCCTCGTTCGCT TTTGGTGGGAAGCTGGTGTCTTTGGAGAACACAAAGCCGAACCCTCAGCAGCCTCAGCAGCCCGCTTCTCACGTCGTACACATCAGCCAGGTTGTTACAGAAACTGACTTTTTGAAGCGCTCCGCTCAGCTGCAGGCCACGCTGGGTGCCGGCAGCTTTGTGGATTTCTGCCAGGAAAAGATCAATGCTGCTGAAAATGAGTTTGAAAAGACACTTTGGTCTTTCCTCAAG gCTAATTTCGAAAGTGACATCCGCAGCAAGTACCTGGAACTTCTGGGATACAACAAAGAGGAGCTAGCCTTAAAG ATTTCAGCAGCACTGGAGGAAAAGCCAGCTGAACCTCCACAG CTGGAGGTGCCCGCTCCAGTCAGCCTGCAGCCTTTACCAGACCTCAGCCTCGCACCGCCTGCTGACACTCCGGAGGCAGCGTTCGACAtgattgctgctgctgctgccgcaccGCCTGCTGACACTCCCGAGGCAGCATTCGACATgatcgctgctgctgctgccgtgcCGCCTGCTGTCACTCCTGAGGCAGCGTTTGATATAATCGCTGCAGCAGCCGCACCTCCTGCTGACACTCCTGAGGCGGCGTTTGATATgatcactgcagcagcagcacctcctGCTGACACTCCTGAGGCGGCGTTTGATATGatcgctgcagcagcagcacctcctGCTGACACTCCTGAGGCGGCGTTCAACAtgattgctgctgctgctgctgtcgcgCCGCCTGCGGAAAATCCAGAGGCGGCGTTCGACATGATCGCTGCAGCAAACCTTCAGCCAGCAGCCACGATGGAACTGGACTCCGTTCCTGACCCCGAGACAGAGGACTCAGCAGATCCAGAGGACGCTCTGACCAGCGAACCAGAAGAAAATGGGGACCAGGTTCTCCCagaggaggaagcagaggaagaggagatccCCTTGGATGACGAG GAGACAGCAGCACcagtggaggaggagcccagtcCTCCTGAGACCTCAGCTCCAGTTGAGGAGCCCGCTGAGGATCCGGCTCCGGTCGAGGAAATCGCTGATGATCCAGCTCCAGTTGAGGTGCCCAGTCCTCCTGAGATCTTAGCTCCAGTCGAGGAGCCCGTTGAGGATCCAaatccagctccagctccaacTCCAGCCCAATCAGACGGAGTCAGTCTCAGCATCAGTCAAG ATGTGGACGGGCTCATCACACAGGCCCTGCTGACCGGAGACTTTGAGGGAGCCGTGGAGCTCTGTCTCCATGACAACCGGATGGCAGACAGCATCATCCTGGCCATCGCCGGAGGGGCCGAGCTCTTAGAGAAAACCCAGAAGAAGTATTTTATGAAAACACACAGCAAGATAACCAAG CTGATCAGCGCAGTGGTGATGAAAGACTGGCATGACATCCTGAAGACGTGTGACCTGCAGAACTGGAAGGAAGCTCTGGCTGCGGTCATGACCTATGCTCAGCCCGAGGAGTTCTCCTCCCTCTGTG ACCTTCTCGGGGGCAGACTGGAGGCAGCAGAGGTCGCCCAACTGCAAGCCCAGGCCTGTCTGTGTTACATCTGTGCTGGGAACGTGGAGAAACTTGTGTCCTGCTGGACCAGAGCACAGGGCGGACACTGTCCACTCTCTCTCCAG GACCTGGTGGAGAAGGTGGTGGTGTTGCGGCGTGCAGTGGAGCTGACCCAGCGCTCCGGTCCCACTGCTATCGGCATCCTGCTGGCTGAGAAGATGAGCCAGTATGCCAACCTGCTGGCCTCCCAGGGCAGTCTGTCCACCGCCATCACCTACCTGCCTGACAACACCAACCAG GTTTCCGTACAGCAGCTCCGTGACCGTCTCAGTCGGGCTCTGGGGCAGCAAGCGGCTCCGGCGCCAACTCCTGCAGCTCCGGTACAAACCCAGAGAGCTCCGTCTCAGCCTCCTGCCCCGACTCAGACTCAGCACGCCTCAGCCATGCCCCGGCATCCGTTCACCCCGATGCAGCCCGCCATGGTGCCTCGgctcactgcagcagcagcacctccaGTGGCCATGCCTACACCTGCTGCCTCCGCTCCACCACAGCCGCAGTATTACCAGCCG GTGGAGCCTTCAAACCCCATGTACGGGATGCCTCCCTCCTGcacagctgctgctccacctCCGGTCTCCTCCACTCCTGCATACATGTACTCCCAACAGTACCAGC CCTACCCCCAGGTCCACCAGTACCCCCCTGGAGCTGGGGGGCCGACTATCTATCAGCCTCTTCAGtactcctctgctgctgctcctcctcctgcagagcCCCCCGGCTTTCTCTCTCAGTACACACAGCCGACGTCTCCGGTCTATCCCGGACATCCTCCCATCAGCCAGtgcctgtcctcctctcctcaaaCCCATATTCCTCCTTACTTTCCAaattcctcctcttcctcttcatcttccttttCCGTTCCTCCGTCCTCCGGAGCGTCTTTCCAGCATGGCGGGCCAGGATCTCCTGTGTCGTATATGCTTCCTCCTCCGCCGAGCGGAGTCTCAG GGCCTCAGAACGGCTGGAATGACCCTCCGGCTCTGAGCAGAGCATCAAAGAAGAAG CCGGCTCCAATGAACTACACCCCTCCTGCCCCCATCATGGCTCCGCTGGGCGTTGACCCTCAGGCTCAGCCGGTATCCTCTGGAGGCCCTCCGGTCATGGGTCAGGGTCCGCACGGTGCCCAGGTCCCCTATTCGGGCAtgcaccagcagcaccagcagcaccagcagcagcaccagcaccagcagcagcagcagctctcgcCTCCACCCATGAACCCTGCGATGCCCAAGACCAGTATGGAGGGGGCACCAGGAGCACCTACTGGAGATCATATACAG CCTCTGCAGTCCATCCCTGCTGAGAAGATCATGAAGAAGCCCATCCCCGACGAGCACCTGGTCCTGAAGACCACATTTGAGGGGCTCATTCAGAAGTGCTTGGCTGTAGCTACCGACCCT CAAACTAAGAGGAAGCTCGACGACGCCAACAAACGTCTGGAAGCGCTCTATGATAAACTCAGAGAGCAGACA CTCTCTCCCGCCATCGTAGGAGGACTTCACAACATCGCCAGGAGTATAGAGGCCCGATCCTACACGGAGGGCCTCAACATCCACACCCACATAGTCAGTCACAGCAACTTCAGCGAGACGTCGGCGTTCATGCCCGTACTCAAGGTAGTGCTGACGCAAGCCAACAAACTCGGGGTGTGA